One Nitrospira sp. DNA window includes the following coding sequences:
- a CDS encoding Alternative dihydrofolate reductase 3, producing the protein MRLAPATVFAVQCPPSQGPVVIEQRIEEITRANLAFYAAFESLDMLRMDKVWAHLEYVTCIHPGWSLRSDWPAVRDSWVLIFNNTFSMKFELTDVQVQVAGDLGWVICTENLTSRQDDQSVETRVLATNLFERIGDEWLMIHHHGSPVMG; encoded by the coding sequence ATGAGGCTCGCGCCGGCGACGGTGTTTGCAGTACAATGCCCACCGTCGCAGGGGCCGGTCGTGATCGAACAACGTATCGAAGAAATTACGCGCGCCAATCTTGCTTTCTATGCCGCCTTTGAAAGTCTGGACATGCTCCGGATGGACAAGGTGTGGGCCCACCTCGAGTATGTCACGTGCATCCATCCCGGTTGGAGCCTCCGTAGCGACTGGCCGGCGGTGCGGGACTCCTGGGTGTTGATCTTCAACAACACCTTTTCCATGAAATTCGAACTCACCGACGTTCAGGTCCAGGTCGCAGGCGATCTAGGCTGGGTCATCTGCACCGAAAACCTCACCAGCCGCCAGGATGACCAGTCGGTCGAAACCCGTGTCCTCGCCACCAATCTGTTCGAACGTATCGGCGACGAGTGGTTGATGATCCATCACCACGGCAGCCCGGTGATGGGATAG